Proteins encoded together in one Raphanus sativus cultivar WK10039 unplaced genomic scaffold, ASM80110v3 Scaffold4875, whole genome shotgun sequence window:
- the LOC130507589 gene encoding probable receptor-like protein kinase At5g20050: SVFKGVLKDGSQVAVKRIEGEEKGEREFRSEVAAIASVQHKNLVRLYGYSSVNRYRFLVYEYIPNSSLDVWIFPGRGGSRRLGGCLTWDQRYQVAIDVAKALSYLHNDCRSKILHLDVKPENILLDEDYRAVVTDFGLSKLVARDESRVVTEIRGTCGYLAPEWLLEHGISEKSDVYSYGIVLLEMIGGRRSISRVENKNKKNGKKKKKLEYFPRIVMEKMRERRVMEIVDQRLIEAKEVNDEGQVMKLVYVALWCIQEKAKNRPDMAMVIEMLEGRVHVNEPPDSKLVVVDLLAAAGGDDDDDVDVTTGVRRVVEIPRLHIQRERHFRFPSVCSSLVSPVSPR, translated from the coding sequence TCGGTGTTCAAAGGTGTTTTAAAAGACGGAAGCCAAGTGGCCGTGAAGAGGATCGAAGgagaagagaaaggagaaagagagTTTAGGTCAGAGGTAGCCGCTATAGCTTCCGTGCAGCACAAGAATCTAGTTCGGCTTTACGGTTATTCGTCTGTTAACCGTTACAGGTTCCTCGTCTACGAGTATATACCGAACTCGTCTCTCGACGTGTGGATCTTCCCGGGCAGAGGAGGAAGCAGAAGACTCGGAGGATGCTTGACTTGGGACCAAAGGTACCAAGTTGCGATAGATGTAGCGAAAGCCCTGTCTTATCTTCACAATGACTGTCGGTCCAAGATCTTGCATCTCGACGTTAAGCCGGAAAACATTCTCCTCGACGAGGATTATAGAGCGGTGGTGACGGACTTCGGACTGTCCAAGCTGGTCGCTAGAGATGAGAGCCGAGTTGTGACGGAGATACGCGGCACGTGCGGGTATCTAGCGCCGGAGTGGCTTCTGGAACACGGTATCTCCGAGAAGTCTGATGTTTATAGTTACGGGATCGTGTTGCTAGAGATGATCGGAGGGAGGAGAAGTATATCGAGGGTagagaacaagaacaagaagaacgggaagaagaagaagaagttggagTATTTTCCGAGGATTGTGATggagaagatgagagagaggAGAGTGATGGAGATCGTGGATCAACGGTTGATAGAAGCCAAGGAGGTTAATGATGAAGGGCAAGTGATGAAGTTGGTATATGTGGCGCTTTGGTGTATACAGGAGAAGGCTAAGAATAGGCCTGATATGGCTATGGTGATTGAGATGCTTGAAGGGAGAGTTCATGTGAATGAGCCGCCTGATTCCAAACTTGTTGTGGTCGATCTTTTGGCGGCAgctggtggtgatgatgatgatgatgttgatgtaACTACAGGTGTGAGAAGGGTTGTGGAGATACCAAGATTGCATATTCAGAGGGAGAGGCATTTTCGTTTTCCGTCTGTTTGCTCTAGTCTCGTATCTCCAGTTTCTCCACGTTAG